A single region of the Pseudorhodoplanes sp. genome encodes:
- a CDS encoding ATP-binding protein yields MFEFIGRSQDLAVLRGEFDTPRASLVVLYGRRRVGKSTLIQEASTGRPAIYFQATLVEDSLNLAAFKAEVSRVLGGDPVLDGISDWLGVLHYLAKQAEEKRGLIVTFDEFPYLVDGNQALPSIMQKFWDSKSAEKGALKIVLCGSLISQMEELLAERNPLYGRKTLSREILPMLLREAAEFVPTWEPSDQIIVYSILGGIPYYLSLCAPTQSLAENIERLFLAPSAPLQEEPEFLLRSELNEPRRYSSVIAAIADGATKQAEIVTRVPGLRDATQVSPYLARLLQMRIIERSRSIDTDERARNFHYSIQDPLFRFWHRFVRPNLSALTRGFGADVWKRNILPRINDYMGASFETIARDHMRNHAQERFSVPAHEIGRIWGRDFEIDIAGRLLDQSAVFGECKWENALIGEATRRHLDEYIALSGYAKDAQVRHLVFFARKGFSEELKQAAEIDRSIQLIELEELVRAPFPYLEEEPVPTP; encoded by the coding sequence GTGTTTGAATTTATTGGTCGTAGCCAAGATCTGGCCGTCCTGCGAGGGGAGTTTGATACGCCTCGAGCATCGTTGGTTGTTTTGTACGGACGACGTCGTGTCGGTAAGTCGACTCTTATCCAAGAAGCCTCGACTGGCCGACCGGCAATCTATTTCCAGGCAACTCTTGTTGAAGATTCGCTCAACCTTGCCGCCTTCAAGGCCGAAGTCTCTCGAGTGCTCGGCGGCGATCCAGTTCTCGACGGAATTTCCGACTGGCTCGGCGTGCTGCATTATCTTGCCAAGCAGGCCGAAGAAAAAAGGGGTCTAATTGTTACCTTTGATGAATTTCCCTACCTCGTTGATGGCAATCAAGCATTACCGTCAATCATGCAGAAATTCTGGGATTCGAAGTCTGCTGAAAAAGGTGCGTTAAAAATTGTTCTATGCGGATCTCTCATTTCGCAAATGGAAGAACTTCTCGCTGAGCGCAATCCGCTTTATGGCCGTAAGACGTTGTCGCGTGAAATTCTTCCGATGCTGCTGCGAGAAGCAGCGGAGTTTGTTCCGACCTGGGAACCTTCGGATCAGATTATCGTCTACTCAATTTTAGGCGGTATTCCATATTACCTCAGTCTCTGTGCTCCTACGCAGTCTCTTGCCGAGAATATAGAGCGCTTGTTTCTCGCTCCATCAGCGCCTCTCCAGGAGGAACCGGAATTCCTGCTTAGGTCTGAACTCAATGAACCGCGGCGTTATTCAAGTGTCATTGCCGCAATCGCTGATGGAGCAACGAAGCAGGCTGAGATTGTTACACGTGTGCCTGGACTCAGAGATGCCACTCAGGTGTCGCCTTATCTCGCCCGTTTGTTGCAGATGCGCATTATTGAGAGATCACGTTCAATAGATACCGACGAGCGAGCGCGGAATTTTCATTATTCGATTCAAGATCCCCTTTTCCGGTTCTGGCATCGGTTCGTGCGACCCAATCTTAGCGCACTAACTCGTGGCTTCGGTGCCGATGTTTGGAAACGAAACATATTGCCGCGAATAAATGACTATATGGGGGCGTCCTTCGAAACCATTGCGCGAGACCATATGCGTAATCATGCGCAGGAACGTTTCAGCGTGCCCGCGCATGAGATTGGTCGCATATGGGGAAGGGATTTTGAGATCGATATCGCAGGGCGTCTGCTCGATCAGTCGGCCGTTTTCGGAGAATGTAAATGGGAAAATGCCCTTATAGGTGAAGCCACACGAAGGCATTTGGACGAGTACATTGCACTGTCTGGATACGCGAAAGATGCGCAGGTAAGGCACTTAGTTTTCTTTGCCCGTAAAGGATTTTCAGAGGAACTCAAGCAGGCGGCTGAGATCGACAGGAGCATTCAATTAATTGAATTGGAAGAGTTGGTGCGCGCTCCGTTTCCTTATTTGGAAGAAGAGCCCGTACCAACTCCTTGA
- a CDS encoding IS3 family transposase (programmed frameshift), which yields MKRSRFSEEQIIGILKENEAGVSVADLCRKHGVSDASIYKWKARFGGMDVSEAKRLKSLEDENSRLKRLLADAMLDNVALKDLPGKEVVTPAAKRTAVAHLREAYGMSERRACKTIGSCRMTIRYASTRPDDGRLRARMRAIAQERRRFGYRRLHVLLKREGFVVNHKKLFRLYREERLAVRRRGGRKRAIGTRAPMMIPVAPNARWSLDFVSDQLTDGRRFRILTVVDDCTRECLALVADSSLSGARVARELDRLITERSRPGMIVSDNGSELTSNAILAWAEQTQVEWHYIAPGKPMQNAFIESFNGRLRDELLNETLFTSLAQTRIALACWRADYNGTRPHSQLGWKTPSEFAAIFHPRRDLALRSANGSAPAPVAHTAPQGNQSSRSELSLG from the exons ATGAAGCGCAGCCGTTTTTCGGAAGAACAGATCATCGGGATATTGAAGGAGAACGAGGCCGGCGTCTCGGTTGCGGATCTGTGCCGCAAGCACGGGGTCAGCGATGCCAGCATTTACAAATGGAAAGCCAGGTTCGGCGGCATGGACGTGTCGGAGGCCAAGCGGCTGAAGAGCCTGGAGGACGAGAACAGCCGCCTGAAGCGGTTGCTGGCGGATGCCATGCTGGACAACGTGGCCCTGAAGGATCTTC CTGGGAAAGAAGTGGTGACGCCCGCGGCCAAGCGGACAGCTGTCGCGCATCTCAGGGAGGCCTACGGGATGAGCGAACGGCGGGCGTGTAAAACCATCGGCTCCTGCCGCATGACCATTCGATACGCTTCAACGCGGCCCGATGACGGCCGTCTGCGCGCGCGCATGAGGGCGATCGCGCAGGAACGCCGGCGCTTCGGCTATCGGCGCCTGCATGTTCTGCTCAAGCGGGAGGGCTTCGTGGTGAACCACAAAAAGCTGTTCCGGCTCTACCGGGAGGAAAGGCTTGCTGTCCGCCGTCGTGGCGGGCGCAAGCGGGCGATCGGGACCAGGGCGCCGATGATGATCCCGGTGGCGCCCAATGCGCGTTGGTCGCTGGACTTCGTGTCTGATCAGCTGACTGACGGCCGCCGCTTCCGCATCCTCACCGTCGTTGATGACTGCACGCGCGAATGCCTGGCGCTGGTGGCGGATAGCTCGCTCTCGGGCGCCCGCGTGGCGCGCGAACTCGATCGGCTGATAACCGAGCGCAGCAGGCCCGGGATGATCGTCAGTGACAATGGCAGCGAACTCACCAGCAACGCCATCCTCGCATGGGCGGAGCAAACCCAGGTCGAATGGCACTATATCGCGCCGGGCAAGCCCATGCAGAACGCCTTCATCGAGAGCTTTAATGGCCGCCTGAGGGATGAGCTTTTGAACGAGACGCTGTTCACGTCGCTCGCGCAGACCCGAATTGCCCTCGCTTGCTGGCGGGCGGATTACAATGGCACGCGCCCGCATTCCCAGCTCGGGTGGAAAACGCCGTCCGAGTTCGCCGCCATTTTCCACCCGCGCCGGGATCTGGCGCTGCGCTCCGCCAATGGCTCCGCGCCAGCTCCCGTCGCTCACACCGCCCCACAGGGCAATCAAAGTTCCAGAAGCGAACTCAGTCTTGGATAA